Proteins encoded within one genomic window of Marasmius oreades isolate 03SP1 chromosome 4, whole genome shotgun sequence:
- the NBP35 gene encoding cytosolic Fe-S cluster assembly factor nbp35, with product MIAVQSALAVPDPLSVPSNAPEHCPGTESEFAGKADACHGCANQEICASNTPAGPDPALPLIKQRMSTVKRKILVLSGKGGVGKSTFTAQLGWAFAADESTQTGIMDVDICGPSIPTILGIASEQVHSSASGWSPVYVQDNLGVMSVGFMLPSSRDAVMWRGPKKNGLISQFLKDVDWGELDYLVFDTPPGTSDEHLSIVQFLKESGIDGAVLITTPQEVALQDVRREIDFCRKVGIRILGLVENMSGFVCPNCKNESQIFKPSTGGAKRLAEETGTELLGCVPLDPRIGKSADYGVSFLDEYPDSPATTAYLDIIDRIKEVLGD from the exons ATGATTGCAGTTCAGTCAGCTTTAGCGGTTCCCGACCCACTCTCAGTCCCCTCAAATGCACCAGAACATTGTCCT GGTACGGAATCCGAGTTCGCAGGCAAAGCTGATGCCTGTCACGGCTGCGCCAACCAAGAAATCTGCGCCTCAAACACACCAGCGGGCCCAGATCCTGCCCTTCCGCTCATCAAGCAGCGTATGTCGACCGTTAAACGCAAGATTCTCGTGTTATCGGGCAAAGGAGGCGTAGGAAAATCGACATTTACAGCACAGTTAGGTTGGGCATTTGCTGCCGACGAATCGACTCAG ACTGGGATCATGGATGTGGATATCTGTGGTCCTTCGATCCCTACCATCCTTGGTATAGCGTCCGAGCAAGTCCATTCTTCTGCTTCCGGATGGTCCCCAGTCTACGTTCAAGATAATCTAGGAGTCATGTCTGTCGGTTTCATGCTTCCCTCTTCACGGGACGCGGTAATGTGGCGCGGCCCAAAGAAGAACGGTCTGATATCTCAGTTCCTCAAAGACGTTGACTGGGGTGAACTCGACTACCTGGTTTTTGACACACCTCCTGGAACATCAGACGAACATCTCAGTATTGTTCAATTTCTCAAAGAGAGCGGCATAGATGGGGCGGTATTGATCACAACGCCGCAGGAGGTCGCTCTGCAAGACGTTAGAAGGGAGATCGACTTCTGCCGGAAGGTTGGGATCAGAATTCTTGGCTTGGTGGAGAACATGTCCGGCTTTGTCTGTCCCAACTGTAAGAATGAGTCTCAGATATTCAAGCCGAGTACTGGAGGGGCGAAAAGGCTGGCAGAAGAAACGGGTACGGAGCTATTGGGTTGTGTACCACTGGATCCAAGGATCGGGAAAAGCGCAGATTACGGTGTAAGCTTCCTGGACGAGTATCCTGACAGTCCTGCGACGACGGCATATTTGGACATCATCGATC GAATAAAAGAAGTTCTGGGCGACTGA
- the GPI8 gene encoding glycosylphosphatidylinositol anchor biosynthesis (BUSCO:EOG09262M0W; MEROPS:MER0002477), with amino-acid sequence MNLFRTSLSIWLWLLASYSFIFLVSANDGNDMYHNDLYARGNGSSSSHTNNWAVLVCSSRYWFNYRHMANALGMYRTVKRLGIPDSNIILMLADDAACNSRNKFPASVYANPGRHLDLYGENIEVDYRGYEVTVENFLRVLTGRLDESIPRSKRLLTDRNSNIFVYMTGHGGKEFLKFQDNEEISAHDIADAFEQMWQGGRYNEIFFMIDTCQANTMYSQFYSPNILATGASLEGENSYSHENDNDVGVSVIDSYTHYVLQYMERVNKTSKLTMGDLFTSFSVPKIGSHPGVRSDLFQRPLGGGDAMLKYGTGEGWRELGEWVGREQEPLKVRQAQTGERRAALVTDFFGGVVDVDIGEDTDQVESSASEVKQPAIKGSPKPPQRTRQTLPRNPGLPKGLPSVRAWASFLLIGVIVSAVYVQR; translated from the exons ATGAACTTGTTCCGGACTTCACTCTCAATCTGGCTCTGGCTGCTGGCAAGCTACTCATTCATTTTCCTTGTATCTGCGAACGATGGCAACGATATGTACCACAATGATCTCTATGCTCGAGGAAACGGTTCATCCTCCTCTCACACGAACAACTGGGCTGTTCTCGTCTGCTCGTCGCGATATTGGTTCAACTACCGA CATATGGCGAACGCACTAGGAAT GTATCGCACCGTCAAACGCCTGGGTATCCCTGACTCCAACATTATTCTCATGCTTGCAGACGACGCAGCATGCAATTCCCGCAACAAATTTCCTGCATCTGTTTATGCCAACCCAGGGAGACATCTTGACCTTTACGGCGAAAATATCGAGGTCGACTATCGTGGTTACGAAGTCACGGTCGAAAACTTTTTGCGTGTCTTAACAGGCCGTCTAGACGAATCTATACCGCGCTCAAAACGTCTCCTAACGGACAGGAACTCCAACATTTTCGTTTATATGACAGGTCACGGAGGCAAGGAGTTCCTCAAATTTCAGGACAACGAAGAAATAAGTGCGCACGACATTGCCGATGCGTTCGAACAAATGTGGCAGGGTGGCAG GTACAACGAAATCTTCTTCATGATTGACACTTGTCAAGCCAACACGATGTATTCCCAGTTTTACTCTCCCAATATCCTAGCCACGGGAGCGTCATTAGAGGGAGAAAATTCGTATTCG CATGAAAACGATAATGACGTCGGCGTATCTGTTATTGACAGTTATACCCACTACGTCCTTCAGTACATGGAAAGAGTAAACAAGACCTCCAAACTCACTATGGGCGACCTG TTCACTTCCTTTTCCGTCCCAAAAATTGGATCTCACCCAGGAGTCCGAAGCGATCTCTTCCAACGTCCTCTAGGCGGCGGCGACGCGATGCTGAAGTACGGCACAGGGGAAGGCTGGCGCGAACTGGGTGAATGGGTTGGAAGGGAGCAAGAACCCTTGAAGGTTCGACAGGCACAAACTGGCGAGCGCAGGGCAGCTTTGGTCACCGATTTTTTTGGAGGAGTCGTGGATGTTGACATCGGAGAAGATACTGATCAAGTTGAGTCGAGTGCATCGGAAGTGAAGCAACCAGCTATAAAGGGCTCCCCGAAACCTCCTCAACGTACTCGTCAAACATTACCTAGAAATCCAGGCTTGCCCAAAGGACTGCCCAGTGTACGGGCATGGGCCTCTTTTCTCTTAATAGGGGTTATTGTTTCTGCTGTGTATGTCCAGAGATAA